TGGGTGAAACATGTGCCAATGAAGAAATTGAAGCTCGGGGAGAGAAAGCTTGAGACAAAGGCCACTTTCGAGGAGTATGGTCGAATTTGGGATCGATGGATACTACTGTCCGCAGAGGGTTCATTTGGGGTGTTCATTTTGCACTGCATTGGAGACGAGTGCAGGGCGATGTAGGCCAACAAAGAAAACAGCGCATGATTTGCCAAGGACTACTTTGTGGATTTGGCCTGCTAAACAAAACAAGAAAGAGTATCACTTGTCATATCATTCGATTATAGCTGACCGAGGCTACATGGGGTTCCAAACAAAACACGAAAGAGTAAAAGCACGAATAGGTTCAGCTCACTTCCCTTTTCGTGCGAGGAAAGAGAGATTTCACTTCACCAAATAAAGTTTATTCACACTAAATGACTCAAAAGGACTTTCGAACCTACTTATACAACATGCAAAGTTTGCCAACGTATGGTATGGCTCACCCTATAAGCTTTCCTGCAGCTGCAGCTCAGACGCTCTTGAACAAGGCTCGTGCATCTGATCATATCACTGCCCCGATTCTGATAACATTGAGAAGGATGTGGTATAATCTGATAAGATAATCACTGGTACCTCCATCCATCCCGAGCAGTTCGGCTGGTCCTTCCATGAACATCATGATTTTGAACTCAGCACTGTAAGCAGCGGATGGCATGTCAAACTCATTTCTAACAGCAGATGCATCACCACCACCTCCCCAGATATGAAGCGGTCACCAGTTTCGTCTACAATAACAGGCACATCTAGAATGGATGCAGCTCCACACTTTCGATGCATATTTAGGGTTAACAGTATAAAGGAGCtcatagaaagaaaagaaagaagtacCACCAGGAAGTTCAGCGCATTGCCAACAGACATCATCACTGCCTTGGTGAGGTGAAACAATCGCCAGTGAAGTAACTGAGGCGCGCTTCTGCAGTTCCTCTGCATACCAATAGGTAAATAGGAAAAACAGAGTTCGTGCAGGAAAAGAAATAGGAGTATAAGTAAGCCACAACAGGTGACACATAATTTTATAATTGTCAGAAATGAACTATACGATGCCCAACATAGGCAGCATGTATAGCCATATTAACCATTGAGTTCCACACCCCAAATACACCGCAGTCCTTCATGACTCGATAAATTCTACATGAATTTCAGGGGTTCCTCCATAAACAAGCTACACAAGCTAACAGGGCTAACATCTTCAGTGGTTTCAGACCAACTGGCTCAATGGCACAGCTCTTATCATTATGAATGATGAGTGACTAGCAGATGGTTCTGATATATGTTGTGAAATTCTCAGAGTAAAAACGGGTCACCGACACATTTGTAACTCGGCAAATGCACCACCAATGAATATTACAAATGGTACCGGTTGAAAAATCAAGTAGCAAAACTTGCCCTCGTACAGCCAACAAGAACAGCAAACCATACCAGGAAATCACAGTTGTTGCACCTCAGCAGCAAGTAACCGAAAATGTACAGCTCGATTGCTCGAGAGCAAGAGGTAGCCAATGCTGGATCCAAAGTGAGGATGGATGCACATGGCTGCCATACAAATACTGCTCAAGCAAACAAGTCATCAACAACAAGCAATTATAGATAAGTTTAAAGATAGATGGCAGATTTGTAGGGTTTTTTACCCATTCATGTCCCAACATAATACAGATCCAACTCACATGACAAACAACAAATAACATACTAGTTCACATATTTTGAACTGAGAATACTGTAACCCCATCCCTATGACTAGGGAAAGTACTACAGCAACATTAGTGGAGGCAATATCCCATCAGGAAGATAAGGCATGGAACCTAACCATCAGCGACAGGCCTCCATACCATGCAGAAAACAACAGAACAACCAGACAGACACGCACATTCACTACCATAAGCCATATTTACATGGATGTAATGGCAAGGACCCAGATGACCCTACGGAAGGGCTGAGACAACAATGGCTGCACTGGCCGATGTTTCATTCATTGGAGCTCAGTATGCTAGTAGGACGGGTATGGAACTGGTTGTCTGTCAGCTCGACGGCTAACATCATTCAGAACAGAACCAAATACACGTCTACTATAATCATATGTACCATCACTTAATCCTCTACTTGCTACCCCACTTGATGCTGGAGAAAAAAAGGAATCATCAGAtttaatacaaaattcacatgaaatATTTCATATGGCCAAAGAAACTCTCTCACCTTGGGAATGGAAATCATAAGAATGATTTGGAGAAACACCATAGCCTGCAATCCTACCATTTACCACTCTATGTTGTGACACAGGAGTATCACCAAATCTCATTGGTTGAGGTGGATTTGGTAGTGGGTTCATTTTAGGTGTTACAGGAACATTGACATTTGAAGAGGCCTTGTCTTGCCCAGAGATCTGTCAAAAATAAAGGGCATAATCTCAGGGTTGTGTCTTTTACTACTGCTTCGTAAATAAATATTAAAATATATAAATTGAAATCTAGTAATGGCAAGAACCTCAGCTATTGGGTTGGAGCCAGAATCAACTATTCACAGATAATATAACTCACTATACCATAAGAACAACACACTGCAATCTATACTACAACAAATTAGATAACCAGGGAGAAAAAGGAAACGCACCGCAAATTTAAGTGTTCTATTGTGAAGCCGAACAAGGCCAGAAAACAGCCTAACAGCATACTGGGCAATCTCCTCTGTTTCATACTCAGCAAAAGCAAAACCTTTGGGTCGACTAGTTTCCTTGTCACGGGGTATGTGCAAGTCTACTACACGACCTACCTGAATAAGAATCTCATACAAAACCCTCTCCGAGACCTTTTCATCCAAGTTACCTATTTAACAAATACACAGTTGAAGAATTAATACAGTACTGGTGATTGCTTCGTTATATTTAGGCATGCAAAAAAGAGAGGCAAAGTGGAACAATAACAATCATTGAAAAATAGTGAAACTAGAGCACTGCAACAGTGTCAACAATGAAAAACATATATTAAGGCATGCAAAAAAGAGGGGCAAAGTGGGACAAGAACAATCATTGAAAAATAGCAGAACTAGAGTACTGCAACAGTGTCAACTATTAAAAAACATAGATCTGTCACCTAGCAGAACTAGAGATCTGCAACAGCCTAACAGTAAATAAAACCCCTAAATACCCTGATACAAAAGATGTTCATTTTCTATCTTACAACAATGTCTTTCAAGAACCATAGTTAGTGAATTAAATAGGCCCTCTATGGCTAGCCCTATAATGTGTGACATTAATCCATGATGGTCATAAATCTCACAACTCTATCATTCACATCTGGACCCTGGATAACGCATTTACTAAGCAGGCTCAATTTGCTATTAGATTTGGTTTTGCAGGCATATGATTATGCTGGTTTTCACTATGTGCATGCTTACAAATTTTCAATTGAAAGCACCACACAGCCCAGAACACCAAGAAATGATTGTTGCACAAGGAAATCAGCATGTTCAAGTGAATTAATCTGCCAACATACAAGTAAACATAGTACAGCGAACAATTCATATTCCGAATCTAGGAGATAGGTACAGCAACACATAAGGCAATCACCGACTGTACAAGCTTAATAATCAATTACACTACGATCTAAACTAGGGTTATAGAGCGTAAATCTACNNNNNNNNNNNNNNNNNNNNNNNNNNNNNNNNNNNNNNNNNNNNNNNNNNNNNNNNNNNNNNNNNNNNNNNNNNNNNNNNNNNNNNNNNNNNNNNNNNNNNNNNNNNNNNNNNNNNNNNNNNNNNNNNNNNNNNNNNNNNNNNNNNNNNNNNNNNNNNNNNNNNNNNNNNNNNNNNNNNNNNNNNNNNNNNNNNNNNNNNNNNNNNNNNNNNNNNNNNNNNNNNNNNNNNNNNNNNNNNNNNNNNNNNNNNNNNNTCAATCAAAACATCTACAGCGCGCAATCTGGCTGAACCTGCTTGGGAGCAGCGACAGCAATTCCGAAAAGCCACAGCTTAGGGCACATCGCTAGGAGCATCGGCCGCAAAGGCATCGACTATTCGGACCAAACAGAACGAATTACCACCGAATTCCCCCCTCAATCCCAGGCCGAACCAGCAGGACGGCCACAAAAAATTGGGGGAAATTCGCAGGAAGAGCCGCACCGCACGATTAGGGCTGGGATCTCACCTATGTAGACGGCGCAGCCCGGATTCCTCGCCATAGGGACCGGATCTGgggaggcgaaggcgacggacACGGAGGAAGGAGTCCAGCCGGGGGAAGCGACTACCACACGACGAGTGCGAGGCGCACGAGCTCACGGGGAAGGGGGTTGGTGGCTCACGGCGTTTGGGCGCTATTTCTAGCAGGTGGTTTGGAGACGGTACGGTTCGGCTTCGGCTGCCGACGCCGCGACCGAGGCGGGCTCGGTGGACTCGGGCGGCTGAGCAGTGAACGGGCCTAGGTATCGGTGGGCGCTTGTTCGCTGCTGCTTAACGAGATAAAATCTTACCACACCGGTCCTTGTGGAAATCCATGACATCTTCCCCCTCCACTCGGCGGGGGCGCGTCATGAGTGAAGCTCGATGCCGTTTTTGGACCTCTGCTACATCATCATATCCAAGGACACATTGTTGATGCAGCGGTCAGGGAGTCGTCAGTCAAAGCCAGAACATGTCGGCGACAACAGTCTGGAAAACAAACAGACGTTGCGGAAAAAAAGGCGGTGAAGAGGGTTGGATGACCATCCCAGATCCGACCAGAACATATTCAGGGAGAGATAACCAGACATATTCAGGGAGAGATAACCTGACAAGTTCACCGACGACGCCGAAACTATCTGAATGTCGCTGATCAAAGAAGGAGCCGGAGGACCAAGATGCGAAGCGGCGGCAACCACTCCATCGGAAGACAACTTTGAGACCACATGCATAACACGGAGATGCAACCAAATGCACTACTATGTAAGAACAATGACTGGATTATCCCCGCCGTCCTCTGTGCCGCCGCCGAGATCATCATCGACGAGTGGGCCAAGAATCAGGAAAATCTTATTTGGATCTGCATAATTCCGCCATCACCACGATAGTGTCACGGTTGTGGATCCGAAATCTAATCCTAAAAGATCTAACTACAATGTTGCAATGGAGATCCGGGGTTCCCACCCCCTCATGCCACCAGAGTGATAAACGAAGGAGGGGACCTGTGGCCTCGTTGGTGAGGGAGCGACGGAgttgcggcggctagggttttaaTAGTGGGTTTGTTGGAAAAAGAACGATCCCAACAATGCTTACCTTTTTATAGTTATTTCCTAGGGAATTTAATGGGATCTAAATGTCAGGGCAGCGACCCTGAGCTATGGTAAAGTGGATAGAGATAAAAAACAAAATGGATTTTTTTCTGTTGAATATGGAATAAGAGGACAAATATGGAAACAAAAATGAAAAATTATGAAACGTAAGTGAAGCGCAAAGTTTCTTGTATAAAAGGAAATGAAAACAAACGACGTTTTCCCGTGAAACACCGACAAAAATGGAATATCTGTATCCACATTGTTTCTTACATAAAAAGGAAATGGGAGCAAAATGACGTTTTCCGGCGGAACACGAGAAGaaatataattttttttgtatgtgcATTTGTGTAAGTTCCCTTCTTATTTTTGGGATAGCCAGCTCATATACACTCTGCCCAATCCTACCCAAAAACATAAACCCAAACATTCGCCTACTCCGACGATCCTCCTTATGATCTCATTCTTTTTAACATAATACCTTATTATGTTCAAGAAATTGTTGCCAAATTTTGGAACTCATGCACAACAAAATACTTGATTTtgttggaatttagtctattttgggacagcccaataactatttcagaaatatctaaataaatcctagaggcccatttagtctattcgtgcaaggcaagggatactattaaagtttagtcccacattgctagtttagtgggagttgaacCATCTTATAAGgggggttctttccccacttgtatgagcatgagaacaagagggacatccacgcgcgctcctccaccgccgTCTGTCGCGCCGcgtcgatgtctaaatttttgccacgcactacaggtatacgaaaggtcactcgggagctggaatttttttgctgtagtggatattgaatacgaacgctgcacccttcggctgctgtcTGTTCGTTTTGTTTCCCTCGTTTCCTTCAGCTCCCGGCACAGCCTCTCGCATCCttttcttgcgcctataaaaggaaggtcgctcctctcagagagacgcaccggAAATTTTTATTTCTCTCGTCACCGGTTCCAATCTCTgagctgctgctgtcttcctcatcccggcttgcggcgtgcaccgcgagtcgggacagtaggccaccgaagccgcacctctttgagtcttgtacgggagaagggtgataaggtttttggggagcactcggcgcgactactgacttcttcgtcacggacaccCCGGACTCCGACagctacttccccgacgtcgacaacctcctcgacgacatggctggcgaggacaccgcccccaagtccagtgctactgctgttgctgtccCGTATGTGTTCCTCTCTTTTTTGTTCGAGGTCCTGCCTTAGTTCCTTGTTCTGgtgtttgccctagatatgttagatTCTACTTCATATATGAAACTTGCcctactgtctgctctagataagCTTGattacggttcatatatgcagatgttatttaccttctctctgtcagatcacATGACTAGTTTTATCCctgttatattagtcatgctttatctaatatttctgttaataaaatcattcggtaaattgctcatatttccaatagATTTCATACAAGTGCACATGGTTGAGTTGTCAGCCTTTTTGAAGTAAGAGTATCGATCCCATAAAAAGACGGGAAATGTATTTGCCTCTTACGAGGTTTATCGAGTTCAAAGCAAAAGCAATGTGGAAGTGAAAATACGACAAGAGTGTTGTGACAAGAATTAAAGTGTGTGGGAATTACTCCTATAAAAGATGTTGGAGTACCCGCCTCCTGGGCTCGTTAGGGGCGAAGAGAATCTTCTAGCCATCCGTTGTTGGGTGGCTTGCGGCGGGAGATTCTTGGGGCGGCTCTGCGCCATCTGATCTGCCCGGACGGCGCAGACCCGAGCGACCCTACTGAAAGGTCCATGAAGGGCgaaccgctgatacgtctccaacgtatctacattttttattgttccatgctattatattatctgttttggatgtttaatgggctttaatataccttttatattatttttgggactaacctactaaccaaaggcccagtgcaaattgctgtttttttgtctatttcagtgtttcgcagaaaaggaatatcaaacggaatccaaacggaatgaaaccttcgggagagttatttttggaacaaacgcaatccgggagacttggagtggacgtcaagaaagaaacaaggcgaccacgaggtaggagggtgcgcccaggcggGGTTGTAACAtctcaaaattctaaattttggaatgttatattaaatagatagatttgattgtttgtttgattgttgtgtgattgattggctgaaagtgagtgaattcgaaactttttgaaagtcaaatgagagggaataaaaggactttctcaaactttcattttttgcatttatgatctttgtgaagtcaaattattttcatcataaaaccctggagagaagatgacatgacttcttccatttaaataaatgaaaagggttttttgaaaatatttgaattccatttggaaatattttccaattcagaaactttaagcaactcaatgattttcacgagcgaagataaaatgatttcttcaaaacatatgaaatatgagttggaagtttcgaagacctcaaatttaaagtccttttgaaattattatcaatttggagttattggattttattcaaattatttttctccaaaaataaaatatacagaaattagggtaaaatgattccctacatcagaaaattggagagaaatagatttgaattaattttggtatttttaaaatgatttttattg
The sequence above is a segment of the Triticum dicoccoides isolate Atlit2015 ecotype Zavitan chromosome 1A, WEW_v2.0, whole genome shotgun sequence genome. Coding sequences within it:
- the LOC119280407 gene encoding RNA-binding protein 7-like, whose product is MARNPGCAVYIGNLDEKVSERVLYEILIQVGRVVDLHIPRDKETSRPKGFAFAEYETEEIAQYAVRLFSGLVRLHNRTLKFAISGQDKASSNVNVPVTPKMNPLPNPPQPMRFGDTPVSQHRVVNGRIAGYGVSPNHSYDFHSQASSGVASRGLSDGTYDYSRRVFGSVLNDVSRRADRQPVPYPSY